The following coding sequences lie in one Streptosporangiales bacterium genomic window:
- the rdgB gene encoding RdgB/HAM1 family non-canonical purine NTP pyrophosphatase: MAERAPARLVLATKNAHKVDELARILAAAELAIEVVDASAFDQTPDVVESGATFEENALLKARAFAAATGLPAVADDSGLCVDALNGMPGVLSARWSGRNGDDQTNLDLVLDQLADVPDDRRLGGFYCAAAVALPSGAEEVVAGEVRGRIVRVPRGEGGFGYDPIFQPDGDTRTTAEMSPEDKDAISHRGRAFRALVPILRDLLT; the protein is encoded by the coding sequence GTGGCTGAGCGCGCGCCGGCGAGGCTCGTCCTCGCCACGAAGAACGCGCACAAGGTCGACGAGCTCGCCCGCATCCTGGCCGCCGCCGAGCTGGCCATCGAGGTGGTCGACGCGTCGGCGTTCGACCAGACGCCGGACGTCGTGGAGTCGGGTGCCACGTTCGAGGAGAACGCGCTGCTGAAGGCGCGCGCGTTCGCCGCCGCCACCGGGCTGCCGGCGGTCGCCGACGACTCCGGCCTGTGCGTGGACGCGCTGAACGGCATGCCGGGTGTGCTGTCCGCCCGCTGGTCCGGCAGGAACGGCGACGACCAGACCAACCTCGACCTGGTGCTCGACCAGCTCGCCGACGTACCGGACGACCGGCGACTCGGCGGGTTCTACTGCGCGGCCGCCGTGGCGCTGCCGAGCGGCGCGGAAGAGGTGGTCGCCGGCGAGGTGCGCGGACGTATCGTCCGGGTACCCCGCGGCGAGGGCGGCTTCGGCTACGACCCGATCTTCCAGCCAGACGGCGACACCCGCACGACCGCCGAGATGTCACCGGAAGACAAGGACGCGATCAGCCACCGCGGCCGCGCATTCCGCGCCCTGGTGCCGATCCTCCGCGACCTGCTGACCTGA
- a CDS encoding ribonuclease PH, producing the protein MPRPDERAAEELRPVRLTRSWTDLPEGSVLCEFGRTRVLCTASVTPGVPRWRRDSGKGWVTAEYSMLPRATTSRNDRESVRGKIGGRTHEISRLVGRALRPCVDMKALGENTIQLDCDVLQADGGTRTAAITGAYVALNDAVAWMHARGGMMAKKAEPIVRSVAAVSVGLIGDEPRLDLCYEEDVAAETDLNVVCTGDGEFVEVQGTAEGEPLTRPQLDALLDLAAKGCAQLGKLQVAALAADRG; encoded by the coding sequence ATGCCTCGCCCAGACGAACGCGCCGCAGAAGAGCTCCGCCCCGTCCGGCTGACCCGGTCGTGGACCGACCTGCCCGAGGGATCGGTGCTCTGTGAGTTCGGCCGCACCCGCGTGCTCTGCACCGCCAGCGTGACCCCGGGAGTGCCGCGCTGGCGGCGCGACAGCGGGAAGGGCTGGGTGACCGCCGAGTACTCGATGCTGCCGCGGGCCACCACGTCGCGCAACGACCGCGAGTCGGTGCGCGGGAAGATCGGCGGCCGCACCCACGAGATCTCCCGGCTGGTGGGGCGCGCCCTGCGGCCGTGCGTGGACATGAAGGCGCTCGGCGAGAACACCATCCAGCTCGACTGCGACGTGCTGCAGGCCGACGGCGGCACCCGTACCGCGGCGATCACCGGTGCGTACGTCGCGCTGAACGACGCCGTCGCGTGGATGCACGCCCGTGGCGGGATGATGGCGAAGAAGGCGGAGCCGATCGTACGTTCGGTGGCCGCGGTCAGCGTCGGCCTGATCGGCGACGAGCCGCGGCTCGACCTCTGCTACGAGGAGGACGTGGCCGCCGAGACCGACCTGAACGTGGTCTGCACCGGCGACGGCGAGTTCGTCGAGGTGCAGGGCACCGCGGAGGGCGAGCCGCTGACCAGGCCGCAGCTGGACGCGCTGCTCGACCTCGCGGCGAAGGGCTGCGCGCAGCTCGGCAAGCTGCAGGTGGCGGCGCTGGCCGCCGACCGTGGCTGA